TACACTAAATGGATTTTGAGCAGTAATAGCAGTAACTACACATGTAGCATATATTGAATGAGCATGAAATGTTTTACAGTCAGCAATTATACCTGCACCTCCTGATGGATCAAGTCCTGCAATACTCATAGAACATTTTTCATTCATTTTTTCTATAGACATTTAATCTCTCCTGGCCATGTTTATTCTCAACAACAATATTTAAACTACTTAAATACTTATATGTATTTGTACGTTTTCCATGTAATAATAATTCACCTAAATCTTGTGGTGTGTTAATATCAATAGATAGATAAAATGAATCATAAATATTAAGATTCATATTTTTATCTTCTGCTTCAGATACATGTTTAAAGAAGCTGAATTCTCCAAATAATGGTTTATAATCATATTGTGTATTAATGTATAATAAATTAGTACCACCACCATTTGATGGAGAAATAATAAAATCATCAGAGTTATCAATTAAATAATTAATATTTTTCTTTTCAATTAATGGAATATCTGAGGGTATAATAAGTATTTTAGGATTATCATAATTTTCTTTAACATAGCCTATAGCATCAATTAAAGCATTATTTAAATGATTATCTTCATATTTTTTTTCAGTTATTGTATTAATTTTAAGAGTTTTTGCATAACTAAGTACTTCTTGATCTTTACTTGTCACAATAATTTCAGATACGTCTTCTTTAATTTCTTCTACTATATCTTTAAGCATTGATTTTAGTAATTGTTTTCTTTCATTTTCTGTTAGAAATGGTGAAAGTCTAGTTTTAGAATTATTAAAACTAGATATGGGTATTATAGTAATTAGTTTATTCATATTACTATCTTTGGTTTAATAATTTAATAATAGTTATTTTTTCTAAAAAAAGTATAGAGGAGTATATTTAGATAAATTTTACTGCAGTTCCAAAACATAGTACTTCTGCAGATGCTGTTGTAACACTACCATTATCATATCTTAACATGATTACAGCATCAGCACCCATACTTGTAGCATGTTCTATTAATCGTTCTGTTGCAGTTACACGTGCTGTTTCCATGATTTCCGTGTATGCTTTTAATTCTCCACCTACAATTGTTTTTAATCCTTGTGTAATGTCTTTTACAATATTTGTGGATTGAACACAATTTCCTCTTACAAGACCTATTACTTCATAGTCTTTTCCAGGTATTTTTTCTGTTGTTGAAAGTATCATAATATTTTAAGTCTCCATTTTTATTTTATGTATTTGAATATAATCTTATTTAATATAAATTTTTCTTTTTTAAGACATTGAGGTGAGGGTCATAAAATTTTATTATGATTGGAATACATAAGTAAATAATAATAAAAAAAACTTTTTAGATTAAAACACTAATTTTTATAATATTTTTACAATTTAATTAATATGGTGACTAAATGAAAAAATTTAATGAATGGTTTCATAATATACTAGAAGAAGCTGAATTAATGGATGCAAGATATCCTATAAAAGGAATGAGTGTATGGCTACCAAGAGGTTTTCAAATAAGAAAATATGCACTTAATGCACTTCAAGAGTTATTAGATAAAGATCATGAAGAAGTTCTTTTTCCAATGCTAATACCGGAAAGTGAATTAGCAAAAGAAGCAATACATGTAAAAGGATTTGAAGAAGAAGTGTACTGGGTAACTAAAGGTGGAAAACGTGATCTTAATGAACAATTAGCATTAAGACCAACAAGTGAAACATCAATGTACCCTATGTTTTCATTATGGGTACGTTCACACATGGATTTACCAATAAAAGTATATCAAACAGTAAACACGTTCAGATATGAAACAAAACATACAAGACCTTTAATAAGAGTACGGGAAATAACTACATTTAATGAAACACACACAGTACATGCTACAGCAGAAGAAGCAGAAGAAGAAATTAAAGTAGGATTAGATATTTACTGTAAATTCTTTGATGAACTTGGAATTCCATACTCTATAAGTAAAAGACCTGAATGGGATAAATTCCCAGGTTCTAAGTATACTATGGCATTTGATATGATTATGCCTGATGGTAAAACACTTCAAATTGGTACAGTACATAATCTTGGAACAACATTTGCAAAAACATTTGATATTCAATTTGAAAATGATGAAGGTGAACATGAATATGCTCATCAAACATGTTATGGATTATCTGATCGTGTAATTGCTTCTCTTATTGCAGCTCATGGAGATGAAAAAGGTTTAAAATTACCTCCAGTTGTAGCACCAGAACAAGTAATTATTATACCAATTATATTTAAGGAAAATCAGGATGTTGTTCTTAACTTTACGGATAATCTTGAAAAATTATTAAATGATAATGGTATACGTGCTAAACAAGATAAACGTGATATGAGGCCCGGTAAAAAATACTATGAATGGGAAAAAAGAGGAGTGCCTCTTAGGATAGAAGTAGGTCCAAGAGATATTGAAAATAAATCTGTTGTAGTAATACGAAGAGATACTGGAAATAAAGAATTTATAGACTATGATGAATCAACAATAGTTGATGTTGTAAAAAATACATTAGATACAATAACTAATGATATGAAAGAAGCAGCTAATAAATTCCAAGAAGAAAAAACATATTCTGTTGAAAGTTTAGAGCAAGTTAAGAAAACTATTAATAAAAAAGGTGGAATTATCACATTTAGTTGGTGTGGAAATACTGAGTGTGGTAAAGAAATGGAAGAAAAATTTGATATTGATATATTAGGTACACAAGAAGCAGATGTACAGGGTAAAACATGTATAAATTGTGGAAATGAAGCACATCATAAAGTATTAATATCTAAAACTTATTAATCACCCTTTATTTTTTTTTAAAAAAAATCTTGTTTTTAGGAAATTAATATTAATATATATTTATAAAAGAAAATCTAGTTTTTATTAAATTGGAGTTTATTATATGTATGAAATAATAAAAGAAAGGAAAATATTATAATTCTCCTTTAGCTTTTTTATCTCTGTAGTTATCAATAGCTGCTTGTAATGCATCTGCAGCAAGGTTAGAACAGTGTAATTTAATTGGTGGTAGTCCATCTAATTCTTCAGCAACATCATTTCTTGAGATTT
The sequence above is drawn from the Methanosphaera sp. WGK6 genome and encodes:
- the proS gene encoding proline--tRNA ligase — its product is MKKFNEWFHNILEEAELMDARYPIKGMSVWLPRGFQIRKYALNALQELLDKDHEEVLFPMLIPESELAKEAIHVKGFEEEVYWVTKGGKRDLNEQLALRPTSETSMYPMFSLWVRSHMDLPIKVYQTVNTFRYETKHTRPLIRVREITTFNETHTVHATAEEAEEEIKVGLDIYCKFFDELGIPYSISKRPEWDKFPGSKYTMAFDMIMPDGKTLQIGTVHNLGTTFAKTFDIQFENDEGEHEYAHQTCYGLSDRVIASLIAAHGDEKGLKLPPVVAPEQVIIIPIIFKENQDVVLNFTDNLEKLLNDNGIRAKQDKRDMRPGKKYYEWEKRGVPLRIEVGPRDIENKSVVVIRRDTGNKEFIDYDESTIVDVVKNTLDTITNDMKEAANKFQEEKTYSVESLEQVKKTINKKGGIITFSWCGNTECGKEMEEKFDIDILGTQEADVQGKTCINCGNEAHHKVLISKTY
- the cofC gene encoding 2-phospho-L-lactate guanylyltransferase, whose amino-acid sequence is MNKLITIIPISSFNNSKTRLSPFLTENERKQLLKSMLKDIVEEIKEDVSEIIVTSKDQEVLSYAKTLKINTITEKKYEDNHLNNALIDAIGYVKENYDNPKILIIPSDIPLIEKKNINYLIDNSDDFIISPSNGGGTNLLYINTQYDYKPLFGEFSFFKHVSEAEDKNMNLNIYDSFYLSIDINTPQDLGELLLHGKRTNTYKYLSSLNIVVENKHGQERLNVYRKNE
- a CDS encoding heavy metal-binding domain-containing protein; its protein translation is MILSTTEKIPGKDYEVIGLVRGNCVQSTNIVKDITQGLKTIVGGELKAYTEIMETARVTATERLIEHATSMGADAVIMLRYDNGSVTTASAEVLCFGTAVKFI